A stretch of Paenibacillus peoriae DNA encodes these proteins:
- a CDS encoding helix-turn-helix domain-containing protein encodes MFRGDRVAYRRKKKKLTQEELASIVNLTKAAISNYENGHSTPSNETLVALADTLDVDTDYLLGRTDTPWNEQSGSNSKKNDLSQETTDYVLKELVKKYNIDLTDPKNKETLEKMIKLVYEDL; translated from the coding sequence GTGTTTCGCGGAGATAGAGTTGCGTATAGAAGAAAAAAGAAAAAGCTAACTCAAGAAGAATTAGCTTCAATAGTTAACTTAACCAAGGCGGCTATAAGTAATTACGAGAATGGGCATAGCACTCCTTCAAATGAGACCTTGGTAGCTTTGGCGGACACCCTCGACGTTGATACGGATTATCTACTCGGGCGTACCGACACCCCTTGGAATGAACAAAGTGGCTCTAATTCTAAAAAGAATGATTTATCTCAAGAGACTACAGACTATGTACTCAAGGAGTTGGTGAAGAAATATAATATTGATCTAACCGACCCAAAAAATAAAGAAACATTGGAGAAGATGATTAAGTTGGTCTATGAAGACTTATAA
- a CDS encoding helix-turn-helix transcriptional regulator: MKNHALADARKKSGLTQEELAFKLGYSKATVSNWENGYSNPSLTDAFKISEILKADINYLFFGLKVQVQYTSQNKSTRTQKGAG, translated from the coding sequence TTGAAAAATCACGCCTTAGCAGATGCTAGAAAAAAAAGCGGTCTAACTCAAGAAGAACTTGCATTTAAACTAGGTTATTCAAAGGCTACGGTAAGCAATTGGGAAAATGGTTATTCTAATCCTTCCCTTACAGATGCGTTTAAAATTTCCGAAATCCTTAAAGCCGATATCAACTATCTTTTTTTTGGACTAAAAGTACAGGTTCAGTATACATCCCAAAATAAAAGTACAAGAACACAAAAGGGGGCCGGTTAA
- a CDS encoding helix-turn-helix domain-containing protein, which yields MSIGQFGPNLQEVLKRRGETRNAAGQVTHVDASLIGKIIKGSRKPSKELMQKAAEHYDDGQLYIAAAGEVTGGAFAPWLDNVDLHRASVLFKTVEEMREVLTLSAEVPISKTADQLTDSERQNMKRLLMETVEAITALTHFAAVLCKEYSFSWLGTWKEHRADLKAKKYMK from the coding sequence ATGTCAATTGGACAGTTTGGTCCCAATCTTCAAGAGGTTCTGAAACGACGGGGGGAAACGCGTAACGCAGCCGGACAAGTTACCCACGTGGATGCTTCATTAATTGGAAAGATCATCAAAGGCTCCCGCAAACCATCGAAAGAGCTCATGCAAAAAGCTGCGGAGCATTATGATGACGGCCAGCTTTACATTGCAGCAGCCGGGGAAGTAACAGGCGGTGCCTTTGCACCCTGGCTGGATAATGTAGACCTACATAGGGCAAGCGTGCTTTTTAAAACGGTAGAGGAAATGCGAGAGGTTCTTACATTATCTGCTGAGGTACCAATTAGCAAAACGGCTGACCAACTTACTGATTCTGAGCGCCAAAATATGAAACGTCTACTGATGGAGACGGTTGAAGCTATTACTGCTCTTACGCATTTTGCGGCAGTGTTATGTAAGGAGTATTCGTTTTCCTGGTTGGGTACTTGGAAGGAACACCGAGCTGACCTGAAGGCAAAAAAATATATGAAATGA
- a CDS encoding YqaJ viral recombinase family protein: protein MAMNVAAITKGIERDEWLKLRKRGIGGSDASAVVGLNRYKSPVGVFLEKTDQIVPDEPGEAAYWGNQLEDLVAREFMSQTGLRVQRSNKMYQHPTHKFMLGNVDRLILDKGGRGLGILECKTASAYKLSEWADDQVPDEYAIQLQHYMAVLGVDYGYFAVLIGGQKFQYKLVERNEGIIDSLIQIEDEFWNKHVIPRVPPVVDGSAASTELLNRLYPASRPATEITLEKDQALLVDKLIAAKENAQVAAEQVKRLENELKAVMGDHEMAVYDGEPVLTWKSSQTTRLDTKRLKQEQPHIFEKYANTTSSRRFLVK from the coding sequence ATGGCTATGAATGTAGCTGCTATTACAAAAGGTATTGAACGTGACGAATGGTTGAAATTGCGTAAACGCGGCATTGGTGGTTCTGATGCCTCTGCTGTCGTTGGGCTGAACCGATACAAGTCACCCGTTGGTGTCTTTTTAGAAAAAACGGATCAGATTGTACCAGACGAACCAGGCGAAGCAGCTTACTGGGGCAACCAGTTAGAGGATTTAGTCGCTCGTGAGTTTATGAGCCAAACTGGGTTGCGTGTGCAACGCAGCAATAAGATGTATCAGCACCCTACACATAAATTTATGTTGGGTAACGTGGACCGCCTGATTTTAGACAAGGGTGGTCGAGGACTTGGCATCCTGGAATGTAAAACAGCCAGCGCCTATAAGCTGAGCGAATGGGCCGACGATCAGGTTCCTGATGAATATGCCATTCAGCTCCAACATTACATGGCCGTACTTGGTGTGGATTACGGGTATTTTGCCGTTCTGATCGGTGGTCAGAAATTTCAATACAAGCTGGTCGAACGAAACGAGGGCATTATTGATTCTCTCATACAGATCGAGGACGAGTTTTGGAACAAGCATGTAATTCCAAGGGTTCCCCCGGTGGTAGACGGTAGCGCTGCTTCGACTGAGCTACTGAATCGCTTGTATCCTGCTTCTCGGCCAGCGACAGAAATTACGCTGGAGAAAGATCAGGCATTGCTTGTGGACAAGCTCATTGCCGCTAAAGAGAACGCACAAGTGGCTGCGGAACAGGTTAAGCGGTTGGAGAACGAGCTGAAAGCCGTGATGGGTGACCATGAAATGGCAGTTTATGACGGTGAACCTGTGCTGACATGGAAATCCAGTCAAACAACACGCCTGGACACTAAGCGCTTGAAGCAGGAACAACCGCACATCTTTGAAAAATACGCAAACACCACGTCTTCAAGACGTTTTCTGGTGAAGTAA
- the recT gene encoding recombination protein RecT — translation MAGQRSNNQLERKLQDKAAGAKNDAPTPSQTIAAYMDKMKYQIAEAMPKHMSIDRLSRIALTTIRTNPKLLECSMPSLMGAVMQAAQLGLEPGLIGHCYIIPYGTEATFIIGYKGMIDLARRSGNIKSIAAHEVYENDFIELTYGLEEKLQHVPWFLRKDEQPKESGKIIGAYMVAKFNDGGHFIHYMPISEIEEHRKRSKASSKGPWVTDYTEMCKKTVVRSGWKWLPISVEIASAVTQDETVRKDITPNDEPFVFDMPTEPKDGETHQTGDTVQPNNTDSQQPADGSGQDELEFE, via the coding sequence ATGGCAGGACAACGCAGTAACAATCAATTGGAGAGGAAGCTTCAGGACAAGGCGGCTGGGGCAAAAAACGATGCGCCTACACCTTCTCAGACCATTGCCGCTTATATGGACAAAATGAAGTATCAGATTGCGGAGGCTATGCCTAAGCATATGAGCATTGATCGGCTCAGTCGTATTGCCCTGACGACGATTCGCACGAATCCGAAGCTACTGGAATGCTCTATGCCGTCTCTCATGGGGGCGGTCATGCAAGCGGCACAGCTTGGTCTGGAACCAGGCCTGATCGGTCATTGCTACATCATCCCATACGGTACAGAAGCCACATTCATCATCGGCTACAAGGGCATGATTGATCTGGCACGACGGTCTGGAAACATTAAGTCTATTGCCGCTCATGAAGTCTATGAAAATGATTTCATTGAGCTGACATATGGGCTGGAGGAAAAATTGCAGCACGTTCCTTGGTTTTTGCGCAAAGATGAACAACCGAAGGAGTCGGGCAAAATCATCGGAGCTTATATGGTTGCCAAGTTTAATGACGGCGGTCATTTTATCCATTACATGCCGATCAGCGAGATTGAGGAGCATAGGAAACGTTCCAAGGCATCTAGTAAAGGGCCTTGGGTGACTGACTATACCGAAATGTGCAAGAAGACAGTTGTACGTTCCGGATGGAAGTGGCTACCCATCAGCGTGGAAATTGCTTCTGCGGTTACTCAGGATGAAACGGTACGTAAAGATATCACTCCAAACGATGAACCTTTTGTCTTTGATATGCCAACTGAACCTAAAGACGGTGAAACACATCAGACAGGTGACACAGTTCAGCCAAATAACACTGATTCACAGCAGCCTGCTGATGGATCAGGTCAGGACGAACTGGAATTTGAATGA
- a CDS encoding replication protein: MDSNVNPQPTDAHIRISHEIHRELIRRKFTQRQRDIIDFVLTLSWGCGKPSAKIPMLKHFELCGVRKEHIKKELKKLVENHVLFWDEHMNVFQINKHYDMWTVDVVERYDPKMMNDLIKINIETHTPNLGKPVTKKVTELPKKQPIRVTKKVTQLHKRQLFSYQKGNSPVTKKVTVKRDFSCHTKGFRLSKTIFKAIIKKNTTTSLDTVQELDTEQRGGGGEIPSDHSFGYIYRAYENNFADNGKVTPFETEDLGALFDDYGGEWLLKAMREAVRQKKKSLAYVRGTLEGYRKRGGPETERRMDRASPAEAEIREDDPITILMRKADEQRLAEYGVT, encoded by the coding sequence GTGGACTCCAATGTAAATCCTCAGCCTACGGACGCACATATACGCATATCACATGAAATACATCGAGAGCTGATCCGGCGGAAGTTTACTCAGCGGCAGCGGGATATTATTGATTTTGTCCTCACGCTGAGCTGGGGATGCGGGAAGCCATCGGCCAAAATCCCTATGCTTAAACATTTTGAGCTATGTGGTGTTCGTAAGGAACATATCAAAAAGGAACTAAAAAAGCTGGTTGAAAATCATGTTCTGTTTTGGGACGAGCACATGAATGTGTTCCAGATCAATAAGCACTATGACATGTGGACTGTCGATGTGGTGGAACGATATGACCCCAAAATGATGAACGATTTAATCAAAATTAACATTGAAACTCATACCCCAAATCTCGGCAAACCAGTTACTAAAAAAGTAACTGAGTTACCAAAAAAGCAACCGATCCGAGTTACTAAAAAGGTAACTCAGTTACACAAAAGGCAACTGTTCAGTTACCAAAAAGGTAACTCGCCAGTTACTAAAAAGGTAACTGTGAAGCGTGATTTTTCCTGTCATACCAAGGGATTTCGGCTCTCTAAAACAATATTTAAAGCAATTATTAAAAAAAACACTACTACATCTTTAGATACTGTACAGGAGTTAGATACAGAACAAAGGGGTGGGGGAGGAGAGATTCCCTCGGATCATTCCTTTGGCTATATCTACCGCGCTTACGAAAACAATTTTGCAGATAACGGGAAAGTGACCCCGTTTGAAACCGAAGACTTGGGAGCCCTTTTCGACGATTACGGTGGAGAATGGCTCCTGAAAGCCATGAGGGAAGCCGTTCGACAGAAGAAAAAGAGTTTGGCTTATGTACGTGGCACGCTGGAAGGATACCGTAAACGCGGGGGACCGGAAACGGAACGCCGAATGGATCGGGCTTCACCGGCGGAAGCAGAAATTCGGGAAGACGACCCCATTACGATCTTGATGAGAAAGGCAGATGAGCAGCGACTTGCTGAATACGGAGTTACTTGA
- a CDS encoding replicative DNA helicase: protein MSSDLLNTELLEAEILGSFFRDPSLVGEVAVTLEPSLFTQPWHRNLLKMILELHRTEQELSMTMLVTVFEKHLEKVGGVSYLSKLASSAVAVSMLEQNIRQLIETDARRKALDLVGEYRDKFLDLSSGGFEELLDEFEQRSLDIRPKALQKDTVVDDIIQWYEDLVLKTQDPSRALGIMTGWSALDRLTLGFQRTNLVVIGARTSMGKSAVANEIKMRATQRGHKVADFSLEMSKAQIYNRMIANLCSIPLQAIRSGHLKPEQIERISMQMEFLRKIHIDDSRGVTAEYICSEMRRLKRQEGLDLVIVDYLQEVVEPAERNDNSGSGLHRVCQKLRKAAKDCDCALIGLSQVKQDVESRQNKRPFVSDLSGSAAISAVADDILLLYRDEYYNPDTPDPGILEINLAKQRNGPTGVVKLKFEKDTQQIA, encoded by the coding sequence ATGAGCAGCGACTTGCTGAATACGGAGTTACTTGAGGCTGAAATATTAGGTTCCTTTTTTCGAGACCCCTCCCTTGTTGGGGAAGTCGCCGTAACACTAGAACCAAGCTTATTTACGCAACCTTGGCATCGCAATCTGCTGAAAATGATACTAGAACTACATCGGACTGAACAGGAACTATCCATGACTATGTTGGTGACGGTATTCGAAAAGCATCTTGAAAAGGTGGGTGGAGTTTCTTACCTGTCTAAACTGGCCAGCTCTGCCGTTGCAGTTTCAATGCTGGAGCAGAATATCAGGCAGCTCATCGAAACTGATGCTCGTCGTAAAGCGCTGGATTTGGTCGGTGAATACCGTGATAAATTTTTGGATTTGTCATCAGGCGGGTTTGAGGAATTACTGGATGAATTTGAACAGCGTTCACTGGATATTCGTCCTAAAGCATTGCAAAAGGATACGGTGGTTGACGACATCATCCAGTGGTATGAGGACTTGGTACTTAAAACGCAAGACCCTTCCCGAGCGCTTGGCATTATGACAGGCTGGTCAGCATTGGACCGACTGACGCTAGGGTTCCAGCGTACTAACCTGGTTGTCATAGGAGCCCGCACCAGCATGGGTAAGTCAGCCGTCGCCAATGAAATTAAGATGCGGGCCACCCAGCGAGGACATAAGGTTGCGGACTTTAGCTTGGAAATGTCCAAGGCGCAGATTTATAACCGGATGATCGCTAATCTGTGCAGTATTCCCCTGCAAGCCATACGTTCAGGGCATCTGAAACCCGAACAGATCGAGCGAATTTCTATGCAGATGGAGTTTTTACGAAAAATTCATATCGACGACAGCCGAGGCGTGACTGCGGAATACATTTGTTCCGAAATGCGCAGATTGAAGCGACAAGAAGGGCTTGATTTGGTCATTGTGGACTACCTGCAGGAAGTGGTTGAGCCTGCTGAACGAAACGACAACAGCGGCTCTGGTTTGCATAGGGTTTGTCAGAAGCTACGGAAGGCGGCAAAAGACTGTGACTGCGCACTGATCGGCTTATCTCAGGTCAAGCAGGATGTGGAGAGTCGGCAGAATAAAAGGCCATTCGTTTCAGACTTATCAGGCAGCGCCGCAATCAGCGCGGTTGCTGACGATATCCTCTTGTTGTACAGGGACGAATATTACAATCCTGATACACCGGACCCGGGTATCTTGGAAATCAACCTCGCAAAACAACGTAATGGTCCTACTGGAGTAGTGAAACTCAAATTTGAGAAAGACACACAACAAATCGCGTAG
- a CDS encoding DUF6906 family protein → MKQGKRLTKKQKIGLLKARPGVTLDNWVSERETADGVVLLNKFSGKRWLLNKHYGALQPYKVRA, encoded by the coding sequence ATGAAACAGGGGAAACGACTCACCAAAAAGCAAAAGATTGGATTGTTAAAGGCCAGACCAGGTGTGACACTGGACAACTGGGTCTCAGAACGGGAAACAGCAGATGGGGTCGTGCTGCTAAACAAATTCTCAGGAAAGCGGTGGCTGCTAAATAAGCACTATGGAGCATTGCAGCCTTACAAGGTACGGGCCTGA
- a CDS encoding ArpU family phage packaging/lysis transcriptional regulator, producing MGKRRKNNLQLTFNILPVDEKATRLAVEEYLETIRQYRQIGFVRREAAIMQSYTYREHQSTNAISKQTEDIATYNVDKEAELQSKDRLLELAMSKLSSMQREVIQRSYLDDEGEFDYISCGEMGISESSFRRIKADAISILAVALRLAVIREENDGVAVS from the coding sequence ATGGGGAAAAGAAGAAAAAACAACTTACAGCTTACTTTTAACATTCTGCCGGTCGATGAGAAAGCTACCCGCCTTGCGGTGGAGGAATATTTGGAGACGATTCGGCAGTATCGGCAGATTGGTTTTGTTAGGCGCGAGGCTGCTATAATGCAGTCCTATACTTATAGAGAGCATCAATCCACTAATGCAATCAGTAAGCAGACGGAAGACATCGCCACTTATAACGTTGATAAAGAGGCGGAGCTTCAGTCGAAAGATAGGCTGCTGGAGCTGGCGATGAGCAAGCTGTCCAGCATGCAGCGTGAGGTGATTCAGCGGAGTTACCTGGATGATGAGGGCGAGTTTGATTACATTAGCTGTGGCGAGATGGGAATTAGTGAGAGCTCATTTAGACGGATTAAGGCTGATGCGATAAGCATACTTGCTGTGGCGCTAAGATTAGCTGTGATCAGGGAAGAGAATGATGGAGTGGCAGTATCTTAA
- a CDS encoding methylamine utilization protein MauJ, which yields MDNYIMYSAKSVSLLQEGEFSIVPSATEISVIKVKTLNEPISDPKNAPKNGKVIISVYFSKGISFESAEKLGDKLADQFFNHFSYIKDIGLGRSEYIRSSFVESEIISRMEVNYSIMSPIESSDIENVLGSLENNNLNLNYMKLYRTALNNTDPIAKFMILYSILEFILPGRGQYKVCNFAVRNGYKKEHHNKVLSRRECIFTWLRNKIGHTDGDVDFEQVKALMSQNNLRLAELTKSAIDKTSKL from the coding sequence ATGGATAATTATATTATGTATTCAGCTAAATCAGTTTCTTTATTACAAGAGGGAGAATTTTCGATTGTTCCTTCAGCCACTGAAATTTCAGTCATAAAAGTGAAAACACTTAATGAACCTATTAGTGATCCTAAGAATGCTCCTAAAAATGGGAAGGTTATTATTTCGGTTTACTTTTCCAAAGGCATTTCTTTCGAGTCGGCAGAGAAGTTGGGAGATAAACTAGCTGATCAATTTTTTAACCATTTTTCTTATATAAAAGATATAGGGCTTGGCAGGAGTGAATACATCCGCAGCAGTTTTGTAGAGTCAGAAATAATATCGAGGATGGAAGTGAATTATTCAATTATGTCGCCTATCGAATCGAGCGATATTGAAAATGTATTGGGGAGCCTTGAAAACAATAATTTAAACTTAAATTATATGAAGCTATATAGAACGGCTTTGAATAATACTGATCCTATAGCTAAATTTATGATTTTATATAGTATTTTAGAATTTATTTTGCCAGGGAGAGGACAGTATAAGGTCTGCAATTTTGCAGTTAGAAACGGGTATAAAAAAGAGCATCACAACAAGGTACTGAGTAGACGAGAATGTATTTTTACTTGGTTAAGAAATAAAATTGGTCACACAGATGGTGATGTGGATTTTGAACAAGTTAAAGCTTTGATGAGCCAAAATAATCTAAGACTAGCTGAATTGACTAAATCAGCTATCGACAAGACATCAAAACTTTAA
- a CDS encoding site-specific DNA-methyltransferase, whose translation MNIRIVSIDQINAAAYNPRADLQPGDVEYEKLKRSIEEFGYVEPIVWNERTGNMVGGHQRYKILVNELDHTELQVSVVDLDDQQEKLLNIALNKVSGRWDDEALGRLLGELQADGADLVLSGFEQEEFEDLIAEFGTVPDTEIEVPVVEDDFDVQGALDNIHVPETQRGDIWQLGPHRLMCGDSTSEEDVGCLMDGELAALVVTDPPYNVAVESDSARLAADGRSSIQNDDMPAEEFVGFLHSVFERYASLMDPAAGIYVFHPSSYQREFEDAMNAAGIVVRSQCVWVKNAASFGWSQYRWQHEPVFYAHLKKKAPSWYGDRRQTTVWRSGLPVEEPEQSTVWEVSRGDVGKYVHPTQKPLELLAIPIKNSSRPGNTIVDLFGGSGSTLMTCDQMDRPCRTMEIDPKFCDVIKQRYQESTGIEPVLIHRVVPTA comes from the coding sequence ATGAACATTAGAATCGTGTCGATCGATCAGATTAATGCAGCAGCCTACAATCCCCGTGCTGACCTTCAGCCTGGCGATGTTGAATATGAGAAGCTGAAGCGCAGCATAGAGGAATTCGGTTATGTAGAGCCGATCGTCTGGAACGAACGCACAGGAAATATGGTCGGTGGCCATCAACGTTATAAGATCCTGGTCAACGAGCTGGACCACACTGAGCTGCAGGTTTCTGTCGTGGATCTGGACGATCAGCAGGAGAAGCTGTTAAACATCGCTTTGAACAAGGTGTCTGGTCGTTGGGATGATGAGGCTTTGGGCAGATTGTTGGGTGAGTTGCAGGCTGATGGAGCCGATCTGGTGTTGTCTGGCTTTGAACAGGAGGAATTTGAGGATCTGATCGCAGAGTTTGGTACTGTTCCAGATACGGAGATTGAAGTTCCAGTCGTTGAGGATGATTTCGATGTTCAAGGTGCATTGGATAACATCCATGTGCCTGAGACACAGCGGGGTGATATCTGGCAGCTTGGTCCCCATAGATTGATGTGTGGGGACTCTACCAGTGAAGAGGATGTCGGCTGTTTGATGGATGGAGAGCTGGCAGCATTGGTTGTGACTGATCCACCTTATAACGTCGCTGTCGAGAGTGATTCGGCACGCTTGGCTGCCGATGGCCGCAGCAGCATACAAAATGACGACATGCCTGCAGAGGAATTTGTGGGCTTTTTGCATTCCGTTTTTGAACGTTATGCCAGTTTGATGGATCCGGCAGCAGGTATTTACGTTTTCCATCCTTCGTCCTATCAGAGAGAATTCGAAGACGCCATGAATGCTGCAGGTATTGTTGTTCGGAGTCAGTGCGTGTGGGTTAAGAACGCGGCATCGTTCGGCTGGTCGCAGTATCGTTGGCAGCATGAACCTGTTTTCTACGCCCACTTGAAGAAAAAGGCCCCTTCTTGGTACGGTGACCGCCGGCAAACTACAGTTTGGCGTTCTGGTCTGCCAGTAGAAGAGCCTGAGCAATCGACGGTCTGGGAGGTATCCCGTGGAGATGTCGGGAAGTACGTTCATCCAACACAGAAGCCTCTTGAGCTCCTGGCCATACCAATTAAGAACAGCAGCCGACCTGGTAATACTATTGTCGATCTCTTTGGAGGAAGCGGGTCCACGCTGATGACTTGTGATCAAATGGACCGACCTTGCAGGACCATGGAGATTGATCCGAAGTTCTGCGATGTAATCAAACAGCGATACCAAGAGTCCACCGGCATTGAGCCTGTACTTATTCATCGTGTAGTTCCAACAGCATAA
- a CDS encoding phage terminase small subunit-related protein → MARERSPERDKAKQMWLESGGAMKLKDIAAALSIPEGRVRKWKSMDRWQDQLKGNVFDSSNGNVPNGTKGNTPNPRGAPKGNKNAVGNRGGAPPGNQNAKGNSGGPGGPYRNKKALKTGMYETIFLDALEEDEQELFDQIDTSPLAQLNEQLIMLSIQERRHMRRVKQLEAGLTDEEKKIKQELHQRKDKVPYTSLKTGKQISLSVETEGMKVTEITTVTTSKLDKILKQEEALVKTRDKKLRVINLIASLQQEEEKLEIARERLELEKRKLLGYGGPEGDEGDEDDEEDDDEW, encoded by the coding sequence ATGGCGAGAGAACGGAGCCCTGAACGGGACAAAGCAAAACAGATGTGGCTGGAGAGCGGCGGAGCGATGAAGCTAAAAGACATCGCCGCCGCTCTTTCTATTCCTGAGGGAAGGGTACGCAAATGGAAGTCTATGGACCGCTGGCAGGATCAATTGAAAGGGAACGTTTTTGATTCGTCCAATGGGAACGTTCCAAATGGAACGAAAGGGAACACTCCTAATCCAAGGGGAGCGCCAAAGGGGAACAAAAATGCTGTTGGCAATCGCGGCGGTGCTCCCCCAGGTAACCAAAACGCCAAGGGTAATAGTGGTGGGCCGGGCGGTCCCTATCGCAACAAGAAGGCCCTTAAGACAGGGATGTATGAAACTATCTTTCTGGATGCCTTGGAGGAAGACGAGCAAGAGCTGTTTGATCAGATTGATACTTCTCCTTTGGCACAGCTCAATGAACAGCTTATTATGCTGTCTATCCAAGAACGGCGACACATGCGCCGGGTCAAGCAGCTTGAAGCTGGCCTGACCGACGAGGAAAAGAAGATCAAACAGGAGTTACACCAGCGTAAAGACAAGGTTCCTTACACTAGCCTGAAGACAGGTAAGCAAATAAGTCTGTCTGTTGAAACCGAAGGGATGAAGGTCACGGAAATTACAACCGTCACTACTTCCAAGCTGGATAAGATTTTGAAACAGGAAGAAGCATTGGTCAAAACCCGTGATAAAAAGCTTCGGGTCATTAACCTTATTGCCAGCTTGCAGCAGGAGGAAGAAAAGCTGGAGATAGCGCGCGAACGGCTGGAGCTGGAGAAACGCAAGTTGTTAGGGTATGGTGGCCCGGAAGGGGACGAAGGCGATGAAGACGATGAGGAAGATGACGACGAATGGTAA
- a CDS encoding DNA packaging protein yields the protein MVITLAKEHRKRAKQRLRDRPKQLDELKGILADFEQFCWRMLKIKTKSGRIMPLTLNDAQRTFVREVFRQIEAGKPVRIIILKARQMGFSTVTEALIYYFTSLQEAKNAFIVAQSSDASSNLYDMFQFYYEKVPAIIKPMSRKNNAKKLTFENPTIRTADRRRNPGLKSKITVQTAESRVLARSDTIHYLHASEVAFWPAKKKKKHLLSLLAALSKEPGSLGVIESTANGMEEFKKMWDAAVKGESDFTPLFFAWFEMPDYRKPVPPGFELTEEERELKAKYSLDDEQLQWRRYTIRNDCGGDPRQFDQEYPSEPDDAFLLSGEGIFDNKFIKQLRDGISIIGSHYEIDFVKNKIILAHAGELVIYRQPEQGKRYVLAADTAKGKEDGDYDAAYVIEERTGEMCAALHGKWDTDLYGKKLNTLGLYYNTALLAVENNNTGESVLNTLFNTCHYPLLFMHKKGTMGWNTNQATRPVMISDFKEAIRDQLFDIYCPELYSECMTLIDKNGRAEADSGCHDDRILAYSIALQVRQVADKWFEWFKKKQQQRAESRDDYNEEVGWI from the coding sequence ATGGTAATTACTCTTGCTAAGGAGCATCGCAAACGAGCAAAACAGCGACTAAGAGATCGGCCTAAACAATTAGATGAGCTAAAGGGGATTCTAGCCGATTTTGAACAGTTCTGCTGGCGTATGCTCAAGATCAAGACGAAGAGCGGCCGCATTATGCCGCTGACGCTCAATGATGCTCAACGGACATTTGTCCGTGAAGTATTTAGGCAAATCGAAGCTGGCAAGCCTGTCCGGATTATCATCCTTAAAGCCCGGCAGATGGGTTTTTCCACTGTCACGGAAGCGCTGATCTATTATTTCACGTCCCTGCAAGAAGCCAAGAACGCATTTATCGTTGCGCAGTCTTCTGATGCCTCCAGCAACCTTTATGATATGTTCCAGTTCTATTATGAAAAGGTGCCAGCAATCATCAAGCCAATGAGCCGAAAGAACAATGCTAAGAAACTCACCTTTGAGAATCCAACGATTCGGACAGCGGACCGCCGTAGGAATCCGGGGCTGAAATCGAAGATCACTGTACAGACTGCGGAAAGTCGGGTGCTTGCCCGTTCGGATACGATTCATTACCTGCATGCTTCAGAGGTGGCGTTCTGGCCAGCCAAGAAGAAAAAGAAGCATCTATTGTCCCTGCTGGCAGCTCTGTCCAAAGAGCCTGGTAGTTTGGGCGTGATCGAATCTACAGCTAATGGCATGGAAGAGTTCAAAAAAATGTGGGATGCAGCCGTTAAGGGCGAGAGTGATTTTACTCCGCTCTTTTTTGCGTGGTTCGAAATGCCTGACTATCGTAAGCCAGTTCCGCCAGGCTTTGAGTTAACCGAAGAAGAACGGGAGCTAAAAGCAAAATATAGTTTGGACGATGAACAATTGCAATGGCGGCGGTATACCATTCGAAACGATTGCGGCGGCGATCCGCGGCAGTTTGACCAGGAGTACCCTTCTGAGCCTGATGATGCTTTCTTACTATCCGGTGAAGGCATCTTTGATAACAAATTTATCAAACAATTGCGGGATGGAATCAGTATCATTGGCAGTCACTACGAAATTGATTTTGTTAAAAACAAGATCATCCTGGCGCATGCTGGCGAGCTGGTTATTTATCGGCAGCCGGAGCAAGGAAAAAGGTACGTTCTAGCGGCTGATACTGCTAAGGGTAAGGAAGATGGCGACTATGATGCTGCTTACGTAATAGAGGAACGCACAGGGGAAATGTGCGCAGCTCTGCATGGCAAATGGGACACCGACTTGTATGGTAAAAAGTTGAACACGCTTGGTTTGTATTACAACACGGCACTGTTGGCCGTGGAGAACAACAACACTGGGGAATCCGTTCTGAATACGTTGTTCAATACTTGCCACTATCCGCTATTGTTCATGCACAAGAAGGGAACCATGGGGTGGAACACCAACCAGGCAACTCGCCCTGTCATGATCAGTGACTTTAAAGAAGCGATCAGGGATCAGCTTTTCGATATCTACTGTCCAGAGTTGTACAGCGAGTGCATGACGTTAATAGACAAGAACGGCAGGGCTGAGGCAGACAGTGGGTGCCATGATGACAGAATCTTGGCGTATTCCATTGCGTTGCAGGTCCGGCAGGTGGCTGATAAATGGTTTGAATGGTTCAAAAAGAAACAGCAGCAGCGGGCAGAGTCCCGTGATGATTACAACGAGGAAGTGGGGTGGATTTAA